In a genomic window of Curtobacterium sp. MCBD17_035:
- a CDS encoding acetylornithine transaminase, which translates to MSMTTQTGWNDRFGASLMRSLTPPKIMLERGRGCRVWDVDGKEYLDFLAGIAVNSLGHAHPAVVEAVTDQASKLMHVSNYFATPPQLELAERLKRITGAGDAGRVYFGNSGAEANEAAFKLARLNKGDGSRTRILALQNSFHGRTMGALALTGKPALREDFEPMIPGVEHIDSTIEALEAAIDDHVAALVLEPIKGEAGVVDLPEGFLAAARALTEQHAALLILDEIQTGVGRTGSWFAFQGHGITPDAITIAKGIAGGFPIGALVTFGWASDLFSAGQHGSTFGGNPLATRVANAVLGEIETTGLVEAARGKGERIRAGIAAIGSPLVDEVRGEGLLVGIGLTRPVAPAINTAALERGLIVNAPNESSIRIAPPLIVSDAEIDEFLVILAQAMEAAA; encoded by the coding sequence ATGAGCATGACGACCCAGACTGGCTGGAACGACCGGTTCGGCGCGTCGCTCATGCGATCGCTGACCCCACCGAAGATCATGCTCGAGCGTGGCCGCGGCTGCCGGGTGTGGGACGTCGACGGCAAGGAGTACCTCGACTTCCTGGCGGGCATCGCCGTGAACTCGCTCGGTCATGCCCACCCCGCGGTGGTCGAGGCCGTGACGGACCAGGCGTCGAAGCTCATGCACGTGTCGAACTACTTCGCCACGCCGCCGCAGCTCGAGCTCGCGGAACGCCTCAAGCGCATCACCGGCGCGGGGGACGCGGGTCGCGTCTACTTCGGTAACTCCGGGGCCGAGGCGAACGAAGCCGCGTTCAAGCTCGCACGGCTGAACAAGGGCGACGGGTCCCGCACGCGGATCCTCGCGTTGCAGAACTCGTTCCACGGACGCACGATGGGTGCCCTCGCGCTCACCGGCAAGCCCGCCCTCCGCGAGGACTTCGAGCCGATGATCCCCGGGGTCGAACACATCGACTCCACCATCGAGGCGCTCGAGGCCGCGATCGACGACCATGTCGCCGCACTCGTGCTCGAACCGATCAAGGGCGAGGCCGGCGTCGTCGACCTGCCCGAGGGCTTCCTCGCGGCGGCGCGAGCGCTGACGGAGCAGCACGCCGCGTTGCTCATCCTCGACGAGATCCAGACCGGCGTGGGACGCACCGGGTCGTGGTTCGCCTTCCAGGGGCACGGGATCACGCCCGACGCGATCACGATCGCGAAGGGCATCGCCGGAGGCTTCCCGATCGGCGCACTCGTCACGTTCGGGTGGGCGTCCGACCTGTTCTCCGCAGGCCAGCACGGGTCCACCTTCGGCGGGAACCCGTTGGCGACGCGGGTCGCGAACGCAGTGCTCGGCGAGATCGAGACCACCGGGCTCGTGGAGGCGGCGCGCGGCAAGGGCGAGCGCATCCGCGCCGGGATCGCAGCCATCGGCAGCCCGCTCGTCGACGAGGTGCGGGGCGAGGGCCTCCTCGTCGGGATCGGACTCACCCGACCCGTCGCCCCCGCGATCAACACGGCCGCGCTCGAGCGCGGGCTCATCGTCAACGCTCCGAACGAGTCATCCATCCGGATCGCACCGCCGCTCATCGTGTCCGACGCCGAGATCGACGAGTTCCTGGTGATCCTCGCGCAGGCGATGGAGGCAGCGGCATGA
- the argB gene encoding acetylglutamate kinase — protein sequence MDNDGLLTEDQELAAVKAATLIESLPWIKRYSGKVVVVKFGGNAMVNDDLKRAFAEDMVYLRYAGLHPVVVHGGGPQISAALEQQGIASEFRGGYRVTTTEAITVVRDVLAGEVNREIVDLLDEHGAGLGVGVSGDGGSLFSGHKRGVVIDGEEFDLGHVGDITEVDPTEVLAAIEANRIPVVSSIAIDESDPEQALNVNADAAAAALAIALRASKLMMLTDVPGLYRNWPDRDSVIDLISVDELRELLPSLESGMIPKMTACLDAVVAGVGGATIIDGRIPHSILLEVFTLRGAGTEVIPNERRAPGHPAAADERNEA from the coding sequence GTGGACAACGACGGACTCCTCACCGAGGACCAGGAACTCGCCGCGGTCAAGGCCGCCACGCTCATCGAGTCGCTGCCCTGGATCAAGCGCTACTCCGGCAAGGTCGTCGTCGTGAAGTTCGGCGGCAACGCGATGGTGAACGACGACCTCAAGCGCGCGTTCGCCGAGGACATGGTCTACCTGCGCTACGCGGGGCTCCACCCGGTGGTGGTGCACGGTGGCGGCCCGCAGATCTCGGCCGCGCTCGAGCAACAGGGCATCGCGTCGGAGTTCCGTGGCGGGTACCGCGTGACCACGACCGAAGCGATCACGGTCGTGCGCGACGTCCTGGCCGGTGAGGTCAACCGCGAGATCGTCGACCTGCTCGACGAGCACGGCGCGGGACTCGGGGTCGGCGTGTCCGGCGACGGCGGCTCGTTGTTCTCCGGGCACAAGCGCGGTGTGGTCATCGACGGCGAGGAGTTCGACCTCGGTCACGTCGGCGACATCACCGAGGTCGACCCAACCGAGGTGCTCGCCGCGATCGAGGCCAACCGGATCCCGGTGGTGTCGAGCATCGCGATCGACGAGAGCGATCCGGAGCAGGCCCTCAACGTGAACGCCGACGCCGCGGCGGCAGCCCTGGCGATCGCGCTGCGCGCGTCGAAGCTCATGATGCTGACCGACGTGCCGGGGCTGTACCGGAACTGGCCCGACCGGGACTCCGTGATCGACCTCATCTCGGTCGACGAACTCCGGGAACTCCTGCCGAGCCTCGAGTCCGGCATGATCCCGAAGATGACCGCCTGTCTCGATGCCGTGGTCGCGGGCGTCGGCGGCGCGACCATCATCGACGGCCGTATCCCGCACTCCATCCTCCTCGAGGTGTTCACCCTGCGCGGTGCCGGCACCGAGGTCATCCCCAACGAACGACGCGCGCCCGGACACCCGGCCGCTGCTGACGAACGGAACGAAGCATGA
- the argC gene encoding N-acetyl-gamma-glutamyl-phosphate reductase — translation MSVSVAVAGASGYAGGELLRVLSAHPEFDVRTVTAFSNAGQPLIATQPHLRSLAHLTLTETTPEQLRGHDVVFLALPHGQSGAITEQLGDDALVVDCGADHRLTDPADWSAFYGGAYHGAWTYGLPELVRAGGSGTAAKQRSELVGTKRIAVPGCNVTAVTLGIAPGVAAGVVETDDIVAVLSVGPSGAGKKLATTYLAAEILGSASAYAVGGTHRHVPEIQQNLRVAGASSVRVSFTPVLVPMARGILATTSARLAPGVGAHDVRLAWEQAYADEPFVHLLPEGEYPRVADTVGANTALVGIAVDEAARRVVAISALDNLAKGTAGAAVQSTNIALGLPETLGLSIDGVAP, via the coding sequence ATGTCCGTATCCGTCGCCGTGGCGGGAGCCAGCGGCTACGCGGGTGGGGAGCTCCTGCGCGTGCTCTCCGCCCATCCCGAGTTCGACGTCAGGACGGTGACGGCGTTCTCGAACGCCGGACAACCGCTCATCGCGACACAGCCGCACCTCCGCTCGCTCGCACACCTCACCCTGACCGAGACCACCCCGGAGCAGCTGCGCGGGCACGACGTCGTGTTCCTCGCGCTGCCCCACGGCCAGTCCGGCGCGATCACCGAGCAGCTCGGGGACGACGCGCTCGTGGTCGACTGCGGTGCGGACCACCGTCTGACGGACCCGGCCGACTGGTCGGCGTTCTACGGCGGTGCGTACCACGGCGCGTGGACGTACGGTCTACCCGAACTCGTGCGGGCCGGCGGATCGGGCACCGCCGCCAAGCAACGGTCCGAGCTCGTCGGGACGAAGCGCATCGCAGTACCGGGGTGCAACGTCACCGCCGTGACCCTGGGGATCGCGCCCGGGGTCGCCGCGGGCGTCGTGGAGACGGACGACATCGTCGCGGTGCTGAGCGTCGGGCCGTCGGGTGCGGGCAAGAAGCTCGCGACGACCTACCTGGCCGCCGAGATCCTGGGGTCCGCGTCCGCCTACGCGGTCGGGGGCACGCACCGGCACGTGCCGGAGATCCAGCAGAACCTCCGCGTCGCCGGGGCCTCGTCGGTGCGGGTGTCCTTCACACCCGTGCTCGTCCCGATGGCCCGGGGCATCCTCGCGACCACGTCCGCGCGGCTCGCGCCCGGTGTGGGCGCGCACGACGTCCGGCTGGCCTGGGAACAGGCGTACGCCGACGAACCGTTCGTCCACCTCCTGCCCGAGGGCGAGTACCCGCGCGTCGCGGACACGGTCGGTGCGAACACGGCGCTCGTGGGCATCGCGGTCGACGAGGCCGCTCGACGCGTCGTCGCGATCTCGGCGCTCGACAACTTGGCCAAGGGCACGGCCGGTGCCGCTGTGCAGTCCACCAACATCGCGCTCGGTCTGCCGGAGACGCTCGGTCTCTCGATCGACGGAGTCGCCCCGTGA
- the argJ gene encoding bifunctional glutamate N-acetyltransferase/amino-acid acetyltransferase ArgJ — protein MSAVTDGTAVPSLQGVTAAAGFRATGVTAGLKPSGKPDVALVVNDGPSDAVAAVFTSNRAKANPVIWSQQVVADGVARAVVLNSGGANCFTGSFGFQTTHQTAEAVADVIGVGAADVVVCSTGLIGVGGEAFREGVLRGVGLAAAGLSTDGGPAAAEAIITTDTHAKQSVVSVDGWTIGGMAKGAGMLAPGLATMLVVITTDADLASDALDQALRAATRVTFDRVDSDGCMSTNDTVVLMASGASGTTPEVGDFQEALTAVCADLARQLQQDAEGASHDIAIEVVGAASEDDAVTVGRSVARNNLFKAAVFGNDPNWGRVLAAIGTTDAEFDPYAVDVSMNGVRVCHAGAPDRPSDQVDLTPRDTHVHIDLGVGPHAATILTNDLTHDYVHENSAYSS, from the coding sequence GTGAGCGCGGTGACCGACGGGACCGCGGTGCCGTCCCTCCAGGGCGTCACGGCCGCGGCCGGGTTCCGCGCGACGGGCGTGACCGCCGGCTTGAAGCCGAGTGGCAAGCCGGACGTCGCCCTCGTCGTCAACGACGGTCCGTCCGACGCGGTCGCCGCGGTGTTCACGAGCAACCGGGCGAAGGCGAACCCGGTCATCTGGTCCCAGCAGGTCGTCGCGGACGGCGTCGCGCGTGCGGTCGTCCTCAACTCGGGCGGTGCGAACTGCTTCACCGGGTCCTTCGGGTTCCAGACGACGCACCAGACGGCCGAGGCGGTGGCCGACGTCATCGGTGTCGGTGCAGCTGACGTCGTGGTGTGCTCGACCGGCCTCATCGGGGTCGGGGGCGAGGCCTTCCGCGAGGGCGTGCTCCGCGGTGTCGGACTGGCTGCCGCCGGGCTCAGCACGGACGGCGGTCCGGCGGCGGCCGAGGCGATCATCACCACCGACACGCACGCCAAGCAGTCGGTGGTGTCCGTCGACGGCTGGACGATCGGTGGCATGGCGAAGGGCGCCGGGATGCTCGCGCCCGGGCTCGCGACGATGCTCGTGGTGATCACGACGGATGCCGACCTGGCGTCGGACGCGCTGGACCAGGCCCTCCGCGCGGCAACACGCGTCACGTTCGACCGCGTCGACTCCGACGGCTGCATGTCCACGAACGACACGGTCGTGCTCATGGCCTCCGGCGCCTCCGGGACGACCCCCGAGGTCGGTGACTTCCAGGAGGCCCTCACCGCGGTGTGCGCGGACCTCGCGCGTCAGCTCCAGCAGGACGCCGAGGGCGCGAGTCACGACATCGCGATCGAGGTCGTCGGCGCGGCCAGCGAGGACGACGCGGTGACGGTCGGGCGCAGTGTCGCCCGCAACAACCTGTTCAAGGCCGCCGTGTTCGGCAACGACCCCAACTGGGGGCGGGTGCTCGCGGCGATCGGCACGACGGACGCCGAGTTCGACCCGTACGCGGTCGACGTCAGCATGAACGGGGTTCGCGTGTGTCACGCCGGCGCTCCGGACCGCCCGAGCGACCAGGTCGACCTGACGCCGCGCGACACGCACGTGCACATCGACCTCGGGGTCGGCCCCCACGCGGCGACGATCCTGACGAACGACCTGACGCACGACTACGTGCACGAGAACAGCGCGTACTCGAGCTGA